The Humulus lupulus chromosome 3, drHumLupu1.1, whole genome shotgun sequence genome window below encodes:
- the LOC133824380 gene encoding protein FAR1-RELATED SEQUENCE 5-like: MEDHRQANCNVIGELIKSKYMSIKRVHTPHDIINDMLDDFGVSMGYQKAWRAREKALELARGNQDDSYQKLPIYLHMLKVSNPGTITHLVTDNTDHFKYMYLAFANSIKGWKHCRPVIVIDGTYLKTSFGGTLFTASTMDANNNIFPLAFGIGDSENDSSWLWFFTKLKETYGEREGMAIISDRHKSIENAIDHVYPKAFHGACIFHLLNNIKVNFGVHGEDLNLNFVKAAKAYRVQSFEHYMHEIDKIDTRIRQYLQKIGYSTWSRCPAPTRRYTMMTSNIAESINAALKAARTLPITIMMEGLRSLVQKWVWKNGNEANGTFTQVTTDIETVLRENFIRAIKFQVFPVNTILYQVVVEHKENFLVNLMEKTCECKRFQQDEIPCAHAIAVFAKTWLKTYDYVADYYKTTTMKATYDSTVHPLPNEGEWTLPETLNIIVLPPKSRKPPGRPRRKRIRSRGEPKAQIKCGRCAQQGHNRKTCRNEPIPKLRNTTKSKKIDK, encoded by the exons ATGGAAGACCACAGGCAGGCTAATTGTAATGTCATTGGGGaactaataaaatcaaaatacatGTCAATAAAGAGAGTACACACACCACATGACATAATCAACGACATGCTAGATGATTTTGGTGTTTCAATGGGGTACCAAAAAGCCTGGAGAGCAAGAGAAAAAGCTTTAGAATTGGCAAGGGGAAACCAAGATGATTCATACCAAAAACTTCCCATCTACCTTCACATGCTAAAAGTAtcgaacccaggtacaattacacACCTGGTTACAGACAATACAGATCACTTCAAATATATGTACCTAGCATTTGCAAATTCCATCAAAGGATGGAAACACTGTAGGCCAGTCATTGTGATAGATGGAACTTACTTGAAGACATCATTTGGGGGaactttattcactgcttcaacaaTGGATGCTAACAACAACATATTCCCATTAGCCTTTGGAATTGGAGACTCTGAAAATGATTCATCATGGTTATGGTTTTTCACAAAGCTAAAGGAGACATATGGAGAAAGAGAAG GTATGGCAATCATTTcagacaggcataaaagcatagAAAATGCTATAGACCATGTATACCCAAAAGCTTTCCATGGAGCATGCATATTCCACCTGTTAAACAACATCAAAGTCAATTTTGGTGTCCATGGGGAGGACCTAAACCTAAACTTTGTCAAAGCAGCAAAGGCATATAGGGTACAATCATTTGAGCACTACATGCATGAAATAGACAAGATTGACACACGCATAAGACAGTATTTACAAAAAATTGGATATTCAACTTGGTCTAGATGCCCTGCTCCAACAAGAAGATATACAATGATGACATCAAATATAGCTGAATCAATAAATGCTGCATTGAAAGCTGCAAGAACGCTGCCAATCACTATAATGATGGAGGGCCTTCGAAGTTTAGTTCAAAAATGGGTATGGAAAAATGGTAACGAAGCAAACGGAACATTCACACAAGTAACAACAGATATTGAAACTGTGCTTAGAGAAAACTTTATTCGTGCCATTAAATTTCAG GTCTTCCCAGTAAACACTATACTGTACCAAGTTGTGGTTGAACATAAAGAAAATTTTTTGGTCAACCTAATGGAGAAAACATGTGAATGCAAAAGATTCCAACAAGACGAAATACCGTGTGCACATGCAATAGCAGTATTCGCCAAAACATGGCTGAAAACATATGATTATGTTGCTGATTACTACAAAACTACAACTATGAAAGCAACATATGACTCAACTGTTCATCCATTGCCAAATGAAGGCGAATGGACACTGCCAGAGACTTTAAACATAATTGTCCTACCACCAAAATCAAGAAAACCACCAGGCCGCCCTAGAAGGAAAAGAATCAGATCTAGAGGAGAACCAAAGGCGCAAATAAAATGTGGAAGATGCGCACAGCAAGGGCATAATAGAAAAACATGCAGGAATGAACCAATCCCAAAGCTGCGAAACACAACAAAGTCAAAGAAAATAGAcaaataa